A region from the Triticum urartu cultivar G1812 chromosome 1, Tu2.1, whole genome shotgun sequence genome encodes:
- the LOC125513641 gene encoding metacaspase-1, whose product MMMLVNCSGCRTALQLPHGAPCIRCSICGAVTNVAAPPAPGPVADPARGAQAPAPAWGPPPPAAHGRKRAVICGISYRFSRHELKGCINDAKCMRHLLTTRFRFPDDSIIMLTEEQTDPYKIPTKHNIRMAMYWLLQGCQPGDSLVFHYSGHGAQQRSYSGDEVDGMDETLCPLDFETQGMIVDDEINAALVRPLPHGAKLHALIDACHSGTALDLPFLCRMSRTGQYVWEDHRPRSGVWKGTSGGEAISFSGCDDNQTSADTSALSKITSTGAMTFCFIQAIEQGQATTYGSILNSMRSTIRNTGSGASMAGGGAVTSLISMLLTGGSASTGGLRQEPQLTACSTFDVYAKPFSL is encoded by the exons ATGATGATGCTCGTCAACTGCTCCGGCTGCCGCACGGCGCTGCAGCTGCCCCACGGGGCGCCCTGCATCCGCTGCTCCATCTGCGGCGCCGTCACCAACGTCGCCGCGCCCCCCGCGCCCGGCCCCGTCGCCGACCCCGCCCGGGGCGCGCAGGCGCCGGCGCCGGCGTGGGGCCCGCCTCCCCCGGCCGCGCACGGCCGGAAGCGCGCCGTGATCTGCGGGATCTCGTACCGCTTCTCCCGCCACGAGCTCAAGGGCTGCATCAACGACGCCAAGTGCATGCGCCACCTGCTCACCACCCGCTTCAGATTCCCCGACGACTCCATCATCATGCTCACCG AAGAACAAACCGACCCTTACAAAATCCCAACAAAGCATAACATAAGGATGGCCATGTATTGGCTTTTACAAGGTTGTCAACCTGGAGACTCATTGGTGTTTCATTATTCTGGCCATGGGGCGCAACAAAGAAGCTACAGTGGAGATGAAGTTGATGGGATGGATGAAACCCTCTGCCCGTTGGATTTTGAGACACAGGGAATGATTGTGGATGATGAGATAAATGCTGCGCTTGTTAGACCACTTCCCCATGGAGCTAAACTTCATGCACTCATAGATGCTTGCCACAGTGGGACTGCACTTGATTTGCCGTTTCTCTGCAGAATGAGCAG AACTGGGCAATACGTATGGGAAGATCACAGACCGCGATCTGGTGTCTGGAAAGGAACTAGTGGCGGGGAAGCTATTTCATTTAGCGGCTGTGATGATAATCAGACATCAGCGGATACTTCA GCCTTGTCAAAGATCACTTCGACTGGCGCAATGACATTTTGCTTCATCCAAGCTATTGAACAAGGCCAGGCTACCACATATGGGAGTATCCTGAACTCCATGCGTTCGACAATACGGAACACGGGAAGTGGTGCCTCAATGGCTGGAGGTGGTGCGGTTACATCACTCATTTCAATGCTTCTCACAGGGGGAAGCGCTAGTACTGGTGGATTGAGACAG GAGCCACAGCTAACTGCATGTAGCACATTTGATGTGTATGCGAAACCATTTTCGCTATGA